In Tenebrio molitor chromosome 8, icTenMoli1.1, whole genome shotgun sequence, a genomic segment contains:
- the LOC138136375 gene encoding uncharacterized protein isoform X1 has translation MDNRDDRNKISNEMEQYCDNKEKLKVDEQIKFQQKCTKRVKRQHFSWSITNYEHNEEARNFRRKSATHENQKGVSMLQKKCTKRVKRQHTPWSVTSYEHNEEARNFRRKSATHENQKGVSMLQKKCTKRVKRQHTPWSVTSYEHIEEARNLQSRSATHEKHKEVSMEKYIKRVKLQHSSWSITNYEHDEGARNLQRKRSATRGKQKEVSKFATEKSFDSSSQLRFDTYKKRAESTDLGKDYEKLMCALFALKFSTSDIVADFEMKTNSDDCGDFDDVALKVTFVDGESQMFLLQLKHSKNTKDVTTEKLAAKNGDFSLLKYIKSIRTFGNAENVSFILYTNAPTSVKNNSKICLQNKDNIIEEVVVKELRGLDPKKLLMNRNKIRSKKEGTKVFKFELNQSNGLLKRRDDPLKSFYFFTHQTNTTGAQLLINAMLREECGINDAACSSSFIQFMETWWSGNFILTKYDVVTKLAELMLTPFIQTISDRKCNEKSKLLREAIMKFDMTIVRDTNEEVIANIWNETASDDEISLASLKYRLRPKGIKDLSPKERSKVLWHLNKVPLIVKAEDCHKEQVKHAVRLLEKVEKKKVILLINAARGEFPGWNIFQDLSDIQNEGVYTDIVKHFAMSLQGRQSIFLDQLLNFAHENCKTFETTELIKMTQEVIQIGRKQEEAFENYIPRSVSTITLDIMKMPEFCKKTGSLLIICDVSQAWNEEIRQLDLHVMELDQYLELEEKRKLSKFDVLLTSNEWPQVEFNNICEKTKRNVHLLQVFNDKSCTSVLSKEKRFLLETMKSERVRVDEMEIFTYLDHPLNVICSPPGMGKSTLMSRLTSICPSSYWSVCVNLINHQRVFKKKCVPEEILHQFLQDVEDPLVVKIRSMLLQNKRIYFFLDGLDEIDSDCIPLALEFIKYIFSLGHRVWITSRENLEQTLLEELNIFPIKIEELTEEQQKTYIQKRLQNIYQEDEVDQITNKIYESVDIVNSRHLLGVPLQLFMVTENFRNNKDLWREPDQEIFVLTKMYKIFFQGKKKHQLRKVRVHEHEDQIGFDFDLYLEQYELPALKSCLDTTTFDKLEINLGKSQIFLEKLKTGDPLGIVSGVTDDNQVIFTHQTYAEYFACAWLKNNLDKVSLLQDDLFTKKNQNLKVLFDIMLEENSALHLAVIYRNTDLILNHLDKTEVKDDGGRSPLHLLCAYGVEHPLLCRHVDCFSFWHTTNYHCTEEIIQEVPSTQYREIFKMLSHCDVFQNDNVFQWNCLDYAIRHHNLFAVDKLLERFGDSISLEQLFKHYGIITLAYYSAQMGYANLLRTAITKDSKALSVKIGTCNLTLLHAAIIKIKMDKFGQTLMEESIKVMTTLIECGLDVNEQCICKRTALHFASALDDDVIVKLLLERGANVNLIDYVGRNALHYALRNAKVKTSIVKLLIDKGIDAEPKDYDGDTPLRLCCRKGHYDALIILLENGTSTNAKNCALHDAIFKGNYDCIKVLLDHGAEINAVDDFGTTALHAAFARGLSPDVELIQLLLNHDCDANKRDENQKTALDYAARSIRSHRVLNLPLDVRAHDQLMSTNVTNVTFLHYSIYEGNCFAVEEFLNIGLDLDKMDVNNEEYPLYFAVENQHLCRDLLLKMTEFIRDCKKKRNFGRKRIVELLEEYFSKGYSFDRVPFQAYFDSFT, from the exons AGTTAAGCGGCAACATTTCTCCTGgagtattacaaattatgagCATAATGAGGAAGCTCGAAACTTCCGGAGAAAGAGTGCTACTCATGAAAATCAGAAAGGAGTTTCgatg ttGCAGAAAAAATGTACTAAACGAGTGAAGCGACAACACACCCCTTGGAGTGTTACAAGTTATGAGCATAATGAGGAAGCTCGAAACTTCCGGAGAAAGAGTGCTACTCATGAAAATCAGAAAGGAGTTTCtatg ttGCAGAAAAAATGTACTAAACGAGTGAAGCGACAACACACCCCTTGGAGTGTTACAAGTTATGAGCATATTGAAGAAGCTCGAAACTTACAGAGCAGGAGTGCTACTCATGAAAAGCATAAAGAAGTTTCTAtg gaaaaatatattaaacgAGTGAAACTACAACATTCCTCCTGgagtattacaaattatgagCATGATGAGGGAGCTCGAAACTTACAGAGGAAGAGGAGTGCTACACGTGGAAAGCAGAAAGAAGTTTCTAAG TTTGCGACTGAGAAGTCCTTTGATTCTTCAAGTCAGCTCCGCTTTGATACTTACAAAAAAAGAGCTGAAAGCACAGATCTCGGCAAAGACTATGAAAAACTGATGTGTGCTCTATTCGCTTTGAAATTCAGCACAAGTGATATTGTGGCTGATTTCGAGATGAAAACCAACAGTGACGATTGTGGAGACTTCGACGACGTAGCCCTAAAAGTGACTTTTGTGGATGGAGAATCGCAAATGTTTCTCTTGCAACTGAAACATTCTAAAAATACCAAAGATGTTACCACCGAAAAGCTTGCGGCGAAAAATGGCGACTTCAGCTTACTGAAGTATATAAAATCTATTCGAACATTTGGAAACGCTGAAAAtgttagttttattttatacacaaATGCGCCgacaagtgtcaaaaataattcaaaaatttgtcttcaaaataaagaCAATATAATTGAAGAGGTCGTTGTGAAGGAACTGCGGGGCTTGGATCCTAAGAAACTTCTAATGAACAGAAATAAAATCAGGTCTAAGAAGGAGGGAACAAAAGTTTTTAAGTTTGAATTAAATCAGAGTAATGGATTACTTAAACGTCGTGATGATCCtttgaaaagtttttatttctttaccCATCAAACCAACACGACAGGAGCACAGTTGTTAATCAACGCTATGTTGAGAGAAGAGTGTGGAATTAACGATGCTGCTTGCTCTTCTAGTTTTATCCAGTTCATGGAAACGTGGTGGTCTGGTAACTTTATCCTGACTAAATACGACGTGGTAACAAAATTGGCTGAGTTGATGCTCACGCCTTTTATACAAACGATATCAGACAGAAAGTGTAACGAAAAATCAAAACTTCTTCGAGAAGCAATTATGAAATTTGACATGACGATTGTTAGAGATACGAATGAAGAGGTTATCGCTAACATCTGGAATGAGACTGCAAGTGATGATGAAATCAGTTTGGCATCGCTCAAATATAGATTGCGTCCTAAGGGGATTAAGGATTTATCTCCAAAGGAAAGAAGTAAAGTTTTGTGGCATTTAAACAAAGTTCCCTTGATCGTGAAAGCGGAAGATTGTCATAAAGAACAAGTTAAACACGCTGTCAGACTCCTCGAGAaagttgaaaagaaaaaagtgatATTATTGATAAACGCAGCGAGAGGAGAGTTTCCAGGATGGAATATTTTCCAAGATCTTTCGGATATACAAAATGAAGGTGTCTACACAGATATCGTTAAACATTTTGCCATGTCTCTTCAAGGTCgacaatcaatttttttggaCCAGTTACTCAACTTTGCTCatgaaaattgtaaaactttTGAAACTACAGAACTTattaaaatgacacaagaagtTATTCAAATCGGTAGAAAGCAGGAGGAAGCGTTTGAAAATTACATTCCTAGAAGCGTTTCTACGATTACTTTAGACATAATGAAAATGCCAGAGTTTTGTAAGAAAACAGGTTCTCTCCTAATCATTTGTGACGTTTCTCAAGCTTGGAATGAAGAAATTCGACAGTTGGATTTGCACGTGATGGAGCTTGACCAGTACTTGGAACTGGaagagaaaaggaaattaagcAAATTTGATGTTTTGCTAACGAGTAATGAATGGCCTCAAGTTGAGTTCAATAacatttgtgaaaaaaccAAAAGGAACGTGCATTTGCTCCAAGTTTTCAATGACAAAAGTTGTACTTCAGTTCTAAGCAAGGAAAAGAGATTTTTGTTGGAAACGATGAAATCTGAAAGAGTACGTGTCGATGAAATGGAAATTTTCACATATCTCGACCATCCTCTGAATGTCATTTGCTCACCACCCGGAATGGGTAAGAGCACGCTGATGTCTCGCTTGACCAGCATCTGTCCATCCAGTTACTGGAGTGTCTGTGTAAATTTGATCAATCACCAAAGAGTCTTTAAGAAGAAATGTGTGCCCGAAGAAATACTGCACCAGTTTCTTCAAGACGTGGAAGATCCATTAGTGGTTAAGATTCGTTCGAtgcttttacaaaataaaaggatatatttttttctcgaCGGATTGGACGAAATAGATAGTGACTGTATTCCGCTCGCTTTGgagtttattaaatacatCTTTTCGTTAGGCCATCGCGTGTGGATTACTTCACGTGAAAATCTGGAGCAAACACTGTTGGAAGAGCTAAACATATTTCCCATAAAAATTGAAGAGCTGACAGAAGAGCAGCAGAAGACATACATTCAAAAACGTCTACAGAATATCTACCAAGAAGATGAAGTTGACCAAATTACCAATAAAATATACGAAAGCGTGGATATCGTTAACAGTCGACACTTGTTAGGAGTCCCTTTACAGTTGTTCATGgttacagaaaattttcgcaacAATAAAGATTTATGGAGAGAACCCGATCaagaaatttttgtgttgacgaaaatgtataaaatatttttccaaggAAAGAAGAAGCATCAACTTCGAAAAGTGAGAGTGCACGAACACGAGGACCAGATCGGATTTGATTTTGATCTGTATCTGGAACAATACGAACTGCCAGCACTGAAGTCTTGTCTTGACACCACGACCTTCGACAAGTTAGAGATAAATTTGGGAAAGAGTCAAATcttcttggaaaaattaaaaaccggAGATCCGTTGGGAATAGTCAGTGGAGTGACCGACGATAATCAAGTCATCTTCACCCACCAGACTTACGCAGAGTATTTTGCGTGTGCGTGGCTGAAGAACAATCTGGACAAGGTTTCGCTGCTGCAAGATGACTtgtttaccaaaaaaaatcaaaacctgAAGGTCCTATTCGATATCATGTTAGAGGAAAATAGTGCACTTCACTTGGCTGTAATCTATAGAAAtactgatttaattttaaaccatTTGGACAAAACTGAAGTGAAAGATGATGGTGGTCGAAGTCCACTTCACTTGTTGTGCGCTTATGGCGTCGAACATCCTCTTCTGTGCAGACATGTTGACTGTTTCTCTTTCTGGCACACAACTAATTACCATTGTACTGAAGAAATCATCCAAGAGGTACCGAGTACACAGTACAGagaaatattcaaaatgttgtcaCATTGTGATGTATTTCAAAACGACAACGTTTTTCAGTGGAACTGTCTTGACTACGCCATTCGACATCACAACTTGTTTGCTGTAGATAAACTTTTAGAAAGATTTGGAGACTCGATCAGCCTTGAACAATTATTCAAACACTATGGCATTATCACACTTGCGTATTATTCGGCACAGATGGGTTATGCAAATCTATTACGTACTGCCATTACAAAAGACTCAAAAGCTCTATCTGTGAAAATTGGAACATGCAATTTGACATTGTTGCACGCGgccattattaaaattaaaatggatAAATTCGGACAAACTTTAATGGAGGAAAGCATAAAAGTGATGACAACGTTAATAGAATGCGGTTTAGATGTAAATGAACAATGTATATGCAAGAGAACCGCGTTGCATTTTGCTTCTGCACTTGATGACGATGTGATCGTTAAACTCTTACTGGAACGAGgagcaaatgtcaatttgattgattacGTTGGACGGAACGCACTACATTATGCTCTCAGAAATGCTAAAGTAAAGACGAGCATAGTAAAACTCTTGATAGATAAAGGGATAGATGCGGAACCCAAAGATTACGATGGAGATACTCCATTACGTCTTTGTTGCAGAAAGGGACATTACGATGCCTTGATAATTTTACTAGAAAATGGTACTAGTACAAACGCTAAAAATTGTGCACTTCACGATGCCATTTTCAAGGGAAATTACGATTGTATAAAAGTACTTCTTGATCACGGTGCTGAAATTAATGCTGTTGATGATTTCGGTACCACTGCTTTACATGCAGCTTTCGCAAGAGGACTCTCCCCTGATGTTGAGTTGATTCAGTTGTTGTTAAATCACGATTGTGACGCCAATAAACGAGatgaaaaccaaaaaactgCTCTAGATTATGCTGCAAGATCTATTAGATCTCATCGAGTTCTGAATTTGCCACTAGATGTTAGAGCACACGATCAGTTGATGTCTACTAACGTAACTAATGTAACGTTTCTTCATTACTCTATATACGAGGGCAATTGTTTTGCTGTAGAAGAATTTCTAAACATTGGACTAGATCTGGATAAAATGGATGTCAACAACGAAGAATATCCTTTGTACTTTGCAGTCGAAAATCAACACCTTTGCAGAGATCTGTTATTGAAAATGACTGAGTTTATACGGGAttgtaagaaaaaaagaaatttcggAAGAAAGCGAATTGTTGAACTTTTAGAGGAATATTTCTCAAAAGGCTATTCCTTCGATCGT GTACCGTTTCAAGCCTATTTCGATTCATTCACCTAA